The following are from one region of the Haloactinomyces albus genome:
- a CDS encoding ABC transporter ATP-binding protein has translation MPEGVLEIDRVSKRYGNVVALEDMAFAVRAGEMFGFVGSNGAGKTTTMRIALGVLAADSGEVRWNGTPLDLRTRRRIGYMPEERGLYPKMKAADQLAYLGELHGMSTRDARRGAERWTERLGLSERRNDEVQKLSLGNQQRVQLAAALIHEPDVLILDEPFSGLDPVAVDVMSQVLREMCDSGVPVVFSSHQLELVQRLCDRIGIVRRGRMVAAGTVDELRDSGTATLVVDAPEAPAGWAEGLPGVHVLGTESGRTTLELAEGTDDQAVLGAALATGPVHEFSRRRPELTELFRNVVTEESAA, from the coding sequence ATGCCTGAGGGGGTACTGGAGATCGACCGGGTCTCCAAAAGATACGGGAATGTCGTGGCACTGGAGGACATGGCGTTCGCGGTGCGTGCGGGCGAGATGTTCGGCTTCGTCGGCAGCAACGGTGCGGGCAAGACCACCACGATGCGTATCGCACTCGGGGTGCTGGCCGCCGATTCCGGCGAGGTGCGCTGGAACGGCACACCGCTGGATCTGCGCACCCGGCGCCGCATCGGATACATGCCCGAGGAGCGTGGCCTGTATCCGAAGATGAAGGCCGCCGACCAGCTCGCCTACCTCGGTGAGCTGCACGGGATGTCGACACGCGACGCCCGCAGGGGCGCCGAGCGGTGGACCGAACGGCTCGGGCTGTCCGAACGCCGCAACGACGAGGTGCAAAAGCTCAGCCTCGGCAACCAGCAGCGCGTGCAACTGGCCGCCGCGCTGATTCACGAGCCCGACGTGCTCATCCTCGACGAACCGTTCTCCGGCCTGGATCCGGTCGCCGTCGACGTGATGAGCCAGGTACTGCGGGAGATGTGCGATTCCGGGGTGCCGGTGGTGTTCTCCAGCCACCAGCTCGAGCTCGTGCAACGCCTGTGCGATCGGATCGGCATCGTGCGCCGCGGGCGGATGGTGGCCGCGGGAACCGTCGACGAGTTGCGCGACAGCGGCACGGCCACGCTGGTGGTCGACGCCCCCGAGGCGCCCGCGGGATGGGCCGAAGGCCTTCCCGGGGTCCACGTGCTCGGCACCGAGTCCGGGCGCACCACCCTGGAACTGGCCGAAGGCACCGACGACCAGGCCGTCCTCGGCGCGGCTCTGGCCACCGGCCCGGTCCACGAGTTCAGCAGGAGACGCCCCGAGCTGACCGAACTGTTCCGCAACGTCGTCACCGAGGAGAGCGCCGCATGA
- a CDS encoding glycerol-3-phosphate dehydrogenase/oxidase produces the protein MTTTPLPAGSLRATSLNAARRDQELSEVGNGGHVDMLIVGGGVTGTGVALDAAARGLSVALVEAADLAWGTSRWSSKLVHGGLRCLAHGELGSARENAVERGVLMTRTAPHLVRTLPQLIPLHSGISRRSELVLSGGLHTDDALRRSARTPSSVLPPPHRVPEAEARALVPGLRLDGLRGGLLSFDGQLVDDARLVVALARTAAGFGARILTRVRARALDHTGAEVVDQRSGESLRIHARSVVNAAGVWAGELAPDIRLRPTRGSHLVLDADAAGLAGTAVVSPLPGQSGRFLLCLPQPDGHAYLGVTDEPVDGPVPSVPEVPESDVDFLLSAGSEALGHPLRREHVLGSFVGLRPLLGTAPGSGGALGGFSLGGRLRRDRESADPSRRHAVLTSSEGVVTVVGGKLTTYRRMAADTVDTAIRTAGLPAGPSRTTAVPLVGATERARLDSIEASPRLISRYGTEAVRITALAEFDSDLGERVVPALPLTAAEVLWAVRHEGVLDTDDVLDRRTRIGLTAAERTAAYPAVAELVARALHGVHA, from the coding sequence ATGACCACCACACCGCTGCCCGCCGGATCCCTGCGTGCCACCTCGCTCAACGCCGCCCGGCGCGACCAGGAGCTCTCCGAGGTGGGCAACGGCGGACACGTGGACATGCTGATCGTGGGCGGCGGGGTCACCGGCACCGGAGTGGCCCTCGACGCGGCGGCGCGCGGATTGTCGGTCGCGCTGGTCGAGGCAGCGGATCTCGCCTGGGGCACCTCGCGCTGGTCCAGCAAGCTCGTGCACGGCGGACTGCGCTGCCTCGCGCACGGCGAACTCGGTTCGGCCAGGGAGAACGCCGTTGAACGCGGGGTACTGATGACCCGAACGGCACCGCACCTGGTGCGAACCCTGCCCCAACTCATACCCCTGCACAGCGGAATATCGCGCCGCTCCGAACTGGTGCTGTCCGGTGGCCTGCACACGGACGACGCACTCCGTCGCAGCGCTCGAACCCCCTCCTCGGTGCTGCCACCCCCGCACCGGGTGCCGGAGGCCGAGGCCAGGGCGCTCGTGCCCGGACTACGCTTGGACGGTCTTCGGGGTGGGCTGCTGAGTTTCGACGGTCAACTCGTCGATGACGCTCGCCTGGTCGTGGCTCTCGCGCGCACGGCGGCGGGATTCGGCGCCCGCATCCTCACCCGGGTACGCGCGCGGGCCCTCGACCACACCGGTGCCGAGGTGGTCGACCAGCGCAGCGGCGAATCGCTGCGTATCCACGCACGGTCGGTGGTCAACGCGGCCGGGGTGTGGGCGGGCGAACTCGCCCCGGACATCCGGCTGCGGCCGACACGTGGTTCCCACCTCGTACTCGATGCGGATGCGGCCGGACTCGCCGGAACCGCCGTCGTTTCCCCGCTTCCGGGGCAATCCGGGCGGTTCCTGCTCTGCCTGCCTCAGCCCGACGGCCATGCCTACCTGGGGGTGACCGACGAGCCCGTCGACGGACCGGTGCCCTCGGTGCCCGAGGTTCCGGAGTCCGATGTGGACTTCCTGTTGAGCGCCGGGAGCGAGGCTCTCGGGCATCCCCTGCGCAGGGAGCACGTGCTGGGATCCTTTGTCGGACTACGGCCCCTGCTGGGGACGGCGCCCGGATCGGGCGGCGCACTCGGTGGCTTCTCCCTCGGGGGACGCCTGCGCCGCGACCGGGAATCGGCCGATCCGTCTCGCAGGCATGCCGTCCTGACCTCCTCCGAGGGAGTGGTCACCGTGGTCGGTGGGAAGCTGACCACCTACCGGAGGATGGCCGCCGACACCGTCGACACGGCAATCCGCACCGCGGGGTTGCCCGCCGGACCGTCCCGGACCACCGCCGTACCGCTGGTCGGCGCCACCGAACGCGCACGGCTGGACAGCATCGAGGCCAGTCCTCGATTGATCTCGCGCTACGGCACCGAAGCCGTCCGGATCACCGCCCTCGCCGAGTTCGATTCCGATCTCGGCGAACGAGTCGTGCCCGCACTGCCGCTCACGGCGGCCGAGGTGCTGTGGGCCGTACGGCACGAGGGGGTTCTCGACACCGACGACGTCCTCGACCGGCGCACCCGCATCGGCCTGACCGCAGCCGAGCGTACGGCCGCCTACCCGGCCGTCGCCGAACTCGTCGCGCGAGCACTGCACGGTGTCCACGCCTGA
- a CDS encoding helix-turn-helix transcriptional regulator — MSPVRRGSDLPIHNRLQVLRAERGLTRVQLAEAVEVNPQTIGALERGDHYPSLDLAFRLCDVFGLPVEAVFSREPFTPLSSRVYHQGERT, encoded by the coding sequence GTGAGTCCAGTACGACGCGGTAGTGACCTGCCGATCCACAACCGTCTGCAAGTCCTGCGGGCCGAACGTGGGTTGACCAGGGTCCAGCTCGCCGAGGCAGTCGAGGTGAACCCGCAGACCATCGGTGCGCTGGAGCGCGGGGACCACTACCCGAGCCTGGACCTGGCGTTCCGGCTCTGCGACGTCTTCGGGCTGCCCGTGGAGGCGGTGTTCAGCCGCGAACCATTCACACCGCTGTCGAGCCGGGTCTATCACCAGGGGGAACGGACATGA
- a CDS encoding citrate synthase, translating into MPDDATTKRKVALRYDAGEHEMNVMPSTEGAPGVDLDKLMARTGLVTLDPGFVNTAACNSEITYIDGDAGILRYRGYPIEELADKSNFVEVSYLLIYGELPSKQQYEEFAQRIQRHTLLHEDLKQFFDGFPRDAHPMPVLSSAVSALSTFYQDSLNPFDDNQVELSTHRLLAKLPTIAAYAYKKSVGQPFLYPDNSLGLVENFLRMTFGFPAEPYEVDPALTRALDLLFILHADHEQNCSTSTVRMVGSSEANLFASISAGINALFGPLHGGANSAVLDMLEGIRADGGDVDRFVERVKNKEPGVKLMGFGHRVYKNYDPRARIVKKTADEVLAKLGSNDPLLDIALKLEERALSDDYFVERKLYPNVDFYTGLIYKAMGFPTKYFTVLFALGRLPGWIAHWREMLVDPQRKISRPRQVYTGQPERSYTPLDQR; encoded by the coding sequence ATGCCCGACGACGCGACCACCAAACGTAAAGTCGCGCTGCGCTACGACGCCGGCGAGCACGAGATGAACGTGATGCCGTCCACCGAGGGTGCACCCGGCGTGGATCTCGATAAGCTGATGGCCAGAACCGGTTTGGTGACGCTCGATCCGGGCTTCGTCAACACGGCGGCTTGCAACTCCGAGATCACCTACATCGACGGTGACGCCGGTATCCTGCGCTACCGGGGTTATCCCATCGAGGAACTCGCGGACAAGTCGAACTTCGTCGAGGTCAGCTACCTGCTGATTTACGGTGAGCTGCCGAGCAAGCAGCAATACGAGGAGTTCGCACAGCGCATCCAGCGACACACGCTGCTGCACGAAGACCTCAAGCAGTTCTTCGACGGGTTTCCTCGGGATGCCCACCCGATGCCGGTGCTGTCCTCGGCGGTTTCGGCGTTGTCCACCTTCTACCAGGACAGCCTCAACCCGTTCGATGACAACCAGGTCGAGCTGTCCACGCACCGGTTGTTGGCCAAGCTGCCGACCATCGCGGCCTATGCCTACAAGAAGTCGGTGGGACAGCCGTTCCTCTACCCGGACAACTCGCTTGGTCTGGTGGAGAACTTCCTGCGGATGACCTTCGGTTTTCCCGCCGAGCCCTACGAGGTGGACCCGGCGCTGACGCGGGCGCTGGACCTGCTGTTCATCCTGCACGCCGATCACGAGCAGAACTGCTCGACGTCGACCGTGCGGATGGTGGGGTCCTCCGAGGCCAACCTCTTCGCCAGCATTTCGGCCGGGATCAACGCTCTGTTCGGCCCGCTGCACGGTGGTGCCAACAGCGCGGTACTGGACATGCTGGAGGGCATTCGCGCGGACGGCGGCGACGTGGACAGGTTCGTCGAGCGGGTCAAGAACAAGGAGCCGGGGGTGAAGCTGATGGGCTTCGGCCACCGGGTCTACAAGAACTACGATCCGCGCGCCAGGATCGTCAAGAAGACGGCGGACGAGGTGCTCGCCAAGCTCGGATCCAACGACCCGCTGCTGGACATCGCGCTGAAGCTGGAGGAGCGGGCGCTGTCCGACGACTACTTCGTGGAGCGCAAGCTCTATCCGAATGTCGACTTCTACACCGGCCTGATCTACAAGGCGATGGGATTCCCGACGAAGTACTTCACCGTGCTGTTCGCGCTGGGGCGCCTGCCGGGCTGGATCGCGCACTGGCGGGAGATGCTGGTCGATCCGCAGCGCAAGATCAGCAGGCCGCGTCAGGTCTACACCGGTCAGCCGGAGCGGTCGTACACGCCGCTCGACCAGCGCTGA
- a CDS encoding carbohydrate kinase family protein, with protein MIVVCGEALVDLTPDPSTPRGELGPLHPRLGGGPYNVAIALGRLGVPATFLSRLSTDRFGDKLLDRLSAAGVDTGAVQRGAEPTTLAAVVLDAEGSARYSFYAAATASRFVTDPGPLPEETAAVSFGTLSMVLEPGATVYESILLRQARRGTFVALDPNIRSELIEDTEAYRKRFLSWLPGIDLLKLSVEDAAWLAGEQSAAAEAADLVDVLRQWQRRGPAAVVLTRGADGLMVLTDEGRTIEVPGIAASVADTIGAGDTVQAALLTWLYRHDALSAAAMRALDRQQWQRALGFAASAAAVTVSRSGAEPPYSTEIDRPDPLG; from the coding sequence ATGATCGTCGTCTGTGGCGAGGCGCTGGTCGACCTCACTCCGGATCCATCCACCCCGCGCGGTGAACTCGGGCCGTTGCATCCGAGGCTGGGCGGTGGCCCCTACAACGTGGCGATCGCGTTGGGCAGACTCGGTGTTCCCGCGACCTTCCTGAGCCGGTTATCCACCGACCGGTTCGGTGACAAGCTGCTCGATCGGTTGAGCGCGGCCGGCGTGGACACCGGTGCGGTGCAGCGTGGTGCGGAGCCGACGACATTGGCCGCGGTGGTGCTCGATGCCGAGGGATCGGCCCGCTACAGCTTCTACGCCGCCGCGACCGCGAGCCGCTTCGTGACGGATCCGGGACCACTTCCCGAGGAGACCGCAGCGGTCTCCTTCGGCACGCTGTCCATGGTCCTGGAGCCCGGCGCCACCGTGTACGAGAGCATTCTGCTCCGCCAGGCCCGGCGCGGCACGTTCGTCGCGCTCGATCCGAACATCCGCTCCGAGCTGATCGAGGACACCGAGGCCTACCGCAAGCGCTTCCTCTCCTGGCTGCCGGGTATCGACCTGCTCAAGCTCTCGGTCGAAGACGCCGCCTGGCTGGCGGGAGAGCAATCGGCGGCAGCGGAGGCAGCCGATCTGGTCGACGTGCTCCGGCAATGGCAGCGCCGCGGACCGGCGGCCGTGGTGCTGACCAGGGGAGCCGATGGGCTGATGGTGCTGACCGACGAGGGGCGGACCATCGAGGTGCCGGGAATCGCCGCGTCGGTCGCGGACACGATCGGAGCAGGGGACACGGTCCAAGCGGCCCTGCTGACCTGGCTGTACCGCCACGACGCCCTGTCGGCGGCGGCCATGCGCGCACTCGACCGGCAGCAGTGGCAGCGTGCCCTGGGGTTCGCCGCGTCGGCGGCGGCAGTGACGGTCTCGCGTTCCGGTGCGGAACCGCCGTACTCCACCGAGATCGACCGCCCCGACCCCCTCGGGTGA
- a CDS encoding ABC transporter permease, with product MTAPGRTSTHQQGSNRASPHPQGTGQQGTGQQGTGGTGSARTVWLVARRELDTRVRTRSFVLGTLVMILLIAAYPALMFFIGQNASATTVGFTGRAAAVIQPTEITAESMGESVEGREITDVADGKQQVRAGELDALVTGTPGALKLIVEDRPDAGLRAVLDAVAGQQALNTELSRAGLDPAEVNAAVASAKVAVTSLEPADPQQGQRLALAMAAAFLLYFMLIGSSQMVAQGVVEEKSSRVVEILLSTIRPSQLLAGKVLGIGLTGLLQFLVIGVVGVVATTTTGLMTLPSTASAGTLVWALVWFLLGFFFYATIMAAGASLVSRQEDLQGVVMPIIMLLIVPFVVGISILPNDPESSLGTALSLVPGFSPVLMPMRIALGVAAPWEIAVSIVLSVLATAALLWLGGRIYSNAVLRTGARVKLSEALRAA from the coding sequence ATGACCGCCCCCGGCAGGACCAGCACCCACCAACAGGGCAGCAACCGGGCCAGCCCCCATCCGCAGGGCACCGGTCAGCAGGGCACCGGTCAGCAGGGCACGGGCGGAACGGGCTCCGCGCGAACCGTGTGGCTGGTGGCCCGCCGTGAACTCGACACCCGGGTGCGTACGCGCTCGTTCGTTCTCGGCACCCTGGTCATGATTCTGCTCATCGCTGCTTATCCGGCGCTGATGTTCTTCATCGGCCAGAACGCGAGCGCGACCACCGTGGGATTCACCGGCCGGGCCGCCGCGGTGATCCAGCCGACGGAAATCACGGCGGAGTCGATGGGCGAATCCGTCGAGGGCCGCGAGATCACCGACGTGGCGGACGGCAAGCAACAGGTCCGTGCGGGCGAACTCGATGCGCTGGTCACCGGCACGCCGGGGGCACTGAAGCTCATCGTCGAGGACCGGCCCGACGCAGGACTCCGGGCAGTCCTGGATGCCGTGGCCGGGCAGCAGGCGCTCAACACCGAACTCTCCCGGGCCGGGCTGGACCCGGCCGAGGTCAACGCCGCGGTGGCCTCCGCCAAGGTGGCGGTGACCAGTCTGGAACCCGCCGATCCGCAGCAGGGCCAGCGGCTCGCGCTCGCAATGGCGGCGGCCTTCCTGCTCTACTTCATGCTGATCGGATCCAGCCAGATGGTGGCCCAGGGGGTGGTCGAGGAGAAGTCCAGCCGCGTGGTCGAAATTCTGCTCTCGACCATCCGGCCGAGCCAGCTACTCGCGGGCAAGGTGCTCGGTATCGGCCTGACCGGGCTGCTGCAGTTCCTCGTCATCGGTGTCGTCGGAGTGGTCGCGACCACCACGACCGGGCTGATGACCCTGCCCTCGACCGCGTCGGCCGGAACCCTGGTATGGGCTCTGGTCTGGTTCCTGCTCGGATTCTTCTTCTACGCCACGATCATGGCGGCAGGCGCTTCCCTGGTCTCCCGCCAGGAAGACCTGCAAGGGGTCGTGATGCCGATCATCATGCTGCTGATCGTTCCGTTCGTCGTCGGCATCTCGATTCTGCCGAACGACCCGGAAAGCTCGCTCGGTACGGCGTTGTCATTGGTGCCCGGCTTCTCGCCGGTGCTCATGCCGATGCGAATCGCACTCGGCGTGGCCGCACCGTGGGAGATCGCGGTCTCGATCGTCCTGTCCGTGCTCGCCACCGCCGCGTTGCTGTGGCTCGGTGGCCGGATCTACTCCAACGCCGTACTGCGCACCGGTGCCCGCGTCAAGCTCTCCGAGGCACTGCGGGCGGCCTGA
- a CDS encoding TetR/AcrR family transcriptional regulator, with protein sequence MTCQRHTVSQHPPREPGGPAVKAATNRVSDEVLLRAARECVLAHGVRRSTLTEIARRAGVSRMTLYRRFPDVHSMVAALMTEEFSGTLRRARAEEGTGTARQRLVTVTIRCVRLLQSEPLLRRILETDAEMLVPYLVERLGSTQLAAERFAREYLREGHTDGSIRRSDPDTQARTLLLITQPFVISAAPASTGIDPQELTTELTRLLDATLRPAESAAEATAEEAR encoded by the coding sequence ATGACGTGCCAACGTCACACCGTCAGCCAACATCCGCCTCGGGAGCCCGGCGGTCCCGCGGTGAAGGCGGCGACGAACCGGGTCTCCGACGAGGTCCTGCTCCGGGCAGCTCGTGAGTGCGTGCTGGCCCACGGCGTGCGCCGCAGCACGCTGACCGAGATAGCCCGGCGCGCCGGGGTCAGCAGGATGACGCTCTACCGCCGCTTCCCCGACGTGCACAGCATGGTCGCGGCACTGATGACCGAGGAATTCTCCGGGACACTGCGACGTGCCCGCGCCGAGGAGGGCACGGGCACAGCCCGACAGCGTCTGGTCACCGTCACGATCCGCTGCGTGCGGTTATTGCAATCCGAACCGCTGCTGCGGCGCATTCTGGAAACCGATGCGGAGATGCTGGTTCCCTACCTGGTGGAACGACTGGGAAGCACCCAACTGGCCGCCGAACGTTTCGCCCGCGAGTACCTGCGCGAAGGCCACACCGACGGTTCGATCCGCCGCAGCGACCCCGACACTCAGGCCAGGACATTGCTACTGATCACGCAGCCCTTCGTGATCTCCGCGGCTCCGGCATCCACCGGCATCGATCCGCAAGAGCTGACCACCGAGCTCACCCGACTGCTCGACGCCACCCTCCGACCCGCCGAGTCCGCCGCCGAAGCCACTGCCGAGGAGGCGCGATGA
- a CDS encoding FAD-binding oxidoreductase, which yields MSDSIDHTLRGSWAPSGAGAAPLSAHAMRWLRQRIGLSEAPTPAVPPSLIDVSETALPQVVSSELVALLGENHVLTETGQRLGRAGGLSYGDLMRRRGGNGVAVPDAVVLPADPEQVQRVLELCARHDIAVVPFGGGTSVVGGVSSLRGGKVAVIVLDLARLNRLVSVDPVSHVAVLQGGMRAPDAEALLAAHGFTLGHFPQSFERATIGGFAATRSAGQASAGHGRFEGMVEGVRAATPVGEWRLGTAPASAAGPDLRQLAVGGEGALGVITEVALRVRPAPVHSRYEAVVLDGWQVGAEAVRTLAQSRTLADVTRLSDADETEVGFEFSGGMKARALRTLLRGRRMHEPCMLVLGWEAASRRELDERRDATLRALRRFRPVRLGGKVGESWRANRFSGPRQRDTLLDHGVCVETLETATHWAGLSELRSAVRAALLRTLEVDGRTPIVMCHVSHAYETGASLYFTVLAGRDQQDPLGQWQRAKQAATDAIVERTPGRAMGRGTLTHQHAVGTDHQPWLADEIGSVGVQVLTAAKKAVDPTGILNPGKLVDRWQEE from the coding sequence GTGAGCGACTCGATCGACCACACCCTGCGAGGTAGTTGGGCACCGTCGGGCGCCGGAGCCGCGCCCCTTTCCGCGCACGCGATGCGCTGGTTACGCCAACGCATCGGACTGAGCGAAGCGCCCACGCCCGCCGTCCCGCCGTCGCTGATCGACGTGTCCGAGACAGCGCTTCCGCAGGTGGTGTCCTCCGAGCTCGTGGCGCTGTTGGGCGAGAACCACGTGCTGACCGAAACCGGGCAGCGGCTCGGCCGCGCGGGGGGCCTTTCCTACGGCGACCTGATGCGGCGGCGCGGGGGAAACGGTGTCGCCGTGCCGGATGCCGTGGTGCTGCCTGCCGACCCGGAGCAGGTACAGCGGGTACTGGAACTGTGCGCTCGGCACGACATCGCCGTGGTCCCCTTCGGCGGCGGTACTTCCGTGGTCGGCGGCGTCAGCTCCCTGCGTGGCGGCAAGGTCGCCGTCATCGTCCTCGATCTCGCCCGACTGAACCGGCTCGTCTCGGTGGACCCCGTCTCGCACGTTGCCGTCCTGCAAGGGGGGATGCGCGCTCCGGACGCGGAGGCGTTGCTGGCCGCCCACGGTTTTACGCTCGGGCACTTCCCGCAGTCCTTCGAGCGGGCCACCATCGGTGGTTTCGCGGCGACTCGTTCGGCCGGGCAGGCCTCCGCGGGGCACGGGCGCTTCGAGGGCATGGTCGAGGGCGTGCGAGCGGCGACACCGGTCGGTGAGTGGCGGCTCGGAACGGCTCCGGCTTCGGCCGCCGGGCCGGACCTGCGCCAGCTCGCGGTCGGCGGTGAGGGGGCACTCGGCGTGATCACGGAAGTGGCACTGCGGGTGCGTCCGGCTCCGGTGCACAGTCGGTACGAGGCTGTGGTGCTCGATGGCTGGCAGGTCGGGGCGGAAGCCGTGCGCACGCTGGCACAATCGCGCACGCTCGCCGATGTCACGCGCTTGTCCGATGCGGACGAGACCGAGGTCGGGTTCGAGTTCTCCGGTGGAATGAAGGCCCGGGCGCTGCGGACGCTGCTGCGCGGCAGGCGGATGCACGAACCGTGCATGCTGGTGCTGGGCTGGGAGGCAGCGAGTCGGCGCGAGCTCGATGAGCGGCGGGATGCGACCCTGCGCGCCCTGCGCCGGTTCCGTCCGGTTCGGCTCGGCGGCAAGGTCGGCGAGTCCTGGCGGGCGAATCGTTTTTCCGGTCCGCGACAGCGGGACACGCTGCTGGACCACGGGGTGTGCGTGGAGACGCTGGAGACGGCGACGCACTGGGCGGGTCTGAGTGAACTGCGCTCGGCCGTGCGGGCGGCGCTGCTCCGCACCCTCGAGGTCGACGGAAGGACTCCGATCGTGATGTGCCACGTCTCGCATGCCTACGAGACCGGTGCGTCGCTGTACTTCACGGTGCTCGCGGGGCGGGACCAGCAGGATCCACTCGGGCAGTGGCAGCGGGCGAAGCAGGCGGCCACCGATGCCATCGTCGAACGGACGCCCGGCCGCGCGATGGGACGCGGCACGCTCACCCATCAGCACGCGGTCGGCACCGACCATCAGCCCTGGCTCGCCGACGAGATCGGCTCGGTCGGCGTCCAGGTGCTGACGGCGGCGAAGAAGGCGGTGGATCCCACGGGGATCCTCAATCCCGGCAAGCTGGTCGACCGGTGGCAGGAGGAGTGA
- a CDS encoding TetR/AcrR family transcriptional regulator, with amino-acid sequence MTMSDPVAGAGELHRRAAPASPAVHARRADLLDRLCDLFLAEGFAHFTLDDLAARLRCSKSTLYTLAGSKEQLSVRVVGHYFKGATASVERRVAGVSDVRSWMRAYLEAASEALLPASRRFIEDMAANPATRATYEANARAAAEQIRSAVKAGVRDGVFREVDAALVGEMVGLTITAIQRGEIGERTGLSDSEAFAALSQFLLGGLSTRSDRSPGGDAGAPDGTERT; translated from the coding sequence ATGACCATGTCCGATCCGGTGGCAGGCGCCGGTGAGCTGCACCGTCGGGCGGCCCCGGCCAGTCCTGCGGTGCACGCGCGTCGAGCGGATCTGCTGGACCGGTTGTGCGACCTGTTCCTCGCGGAGGGCTTCGCCCACTTCACGCTCGACGACCTGGCCGCGCGGCTGCGGTGCTCGAAGTCGACGCTGTACACGCTGGCCGGGAGCAAGGAGCAACTCTCGGTCCGGGTCGTCGGCCACTACTTCAAGGGTGCGACCGCGAGCGTCGAGCGGCGCGTCGCCGGAGTGTCGGATGTGCGTTCGTGGATGCGTGCCTATCTGGAGGCTGCCTCCGAGGCACTGCTGCCCGCTTCACGACGGTTCATCGAGGACATGGCGGCCAATCCCGCGACACGGGCCACGTACGAGGCCAACGCCAGGGCCGCTGCCGAGCAGATCCGTTCCGCGGTCAAGGCGGGTGTGCGCGACGGGGTGTTCCGTGAGGTGGATGCGGCGCTGGTCGGCGAGATGGTCGGCCTGACCATCACCGCGATCCAGCGGGGCGAGATCGGTGAGCGCACCGGGCTGTCCGACTCCGAGGCATTCGCTGCGCTGTCGCAGTTCCTCCTCGGAGGGCTGAGCACCCGTTCGGACCGGTCGCCGGGCGGCGACGCAGGCGCCCCCGACGGCACGGAGAGAACATGA
- a CDS encoding NADP-dependent oxidoreductase: protein MADKAVPEQALEVRLASRPNGWPTRENFDLVEAPVPEPGDGQILVRNKVMSVDPAMRGRMNNAKSYVPPFEIDKPLSGGAVGEVVVSNSRHFSAGQTVLHQLGWREYATVGESHAVAVAEENAPLGAYLGVLGMPGLTAYVGLFDIASFQQGDTVFVSGAAGAVGSVVGQLAKLHGATRVIGSAGSPEKVRSLTEDLGFDAAFNYKDAPVAEQLKTAAPDGIDVYFDNVGGDHLEAAIGSLNEFGRIAACGAVSQYNATEPQPGPRNMFQFVTKRLSMRGFIVIDHADRRDRFFSDVGPLVRDGKLRYEETTVEGLRNAPDAFLGMLRGENTGKMLVTV from the coding sequence GTGGCAGACAAGGCAGTACCCGAGCAGGCCCTGGAAGTCCGACTGGCATCCCGTCCGAATGGTTGGCCCACCAGGGAGAACTTCGACCTCGTCGAAGCCCCGGTCCCCGAACCCGGCGACGGACAGATCCTCGTGCGCAACAAGGTCATGAGCGTCGACCCCGCCATGCGTGGCCGGATGAACAACGCCAAGTCCTACGTACCACCGTTCGAGATCGACAAACCGCTGTCCGGCGGCGCGGTCGGTGAGGTCGTGGTCTCCAACTCCCGGCACTTCTCGGCCGGCCAGACCGTGCTGCACCAACTCGGATGGCGCGAGTACGCGACCGTCGGCGAGTCGCATGCCGTCGCGGTCGCGGAGGAGAACGCCCCGCTCGGTGCCTACCTCGGCGTGCTCGGCATGCCGGGGCTGACGGCCTACGTCGGACTGTTCGACATCGCGAGTTTCCAGCAGGGCGACACCGTGTTCGTTTCCGGCGCGGCCGGGGCCGTCGGTTCCGTCGTGGGACAACTGGCCAAGCTGCACGGGGCCACCCGAGTGATCGGCAGCGCGGGCTCGCCCGAGAAGGTTCGCTCCCTCACCGAGGATCTGGGCTTCGACGCCGCCTTCAACTACAAGGACGCCCCCGTGGCCGAGCAACTGAAGACTGCGGCCCCGGACGGGATCGACGTGTACTTCGACAACGTCGGCGGTGACCACCTCGAAGCAGCGATCGGCTCGCTCAACGAGTTCGGACGCATCGCCGCATGCGGGGCAGTATCGCAGTACAACGCGACGGAGCCGCAGCCGGGACCGCGCAACATGTTCCAGTTCGTCACCAAGCGGCTGAGCATGCGCGGGTTCATCGTGATCGACCACGCCGACCGGCGTGACCGGTTCTTCAGCGACGTCGGCCCCCTGGTCCGCGACGGCAAGCTCCGTTACGAGGAGACCACGGTAGAGGGGCTGCGCAACGCGCCGGATGCTTTCCTCGGCATGCTGCGAGGAGAGAACACCGGCAAGATGCTCGTCACCGTCTGA